A genomic region of Azoarcus sp. KH32C contains the following coding sequences:
- a CDS encoding thermonuclease family protein — MLVALLEHHAHGPLAHFGGELRRLLHGSIFSRVGASAKPGAIQTVTVEWSKRDRYGRLVGKLRSTDGSDLNLAQLTQGMAWWYRDYRKEQPREDQVVYESAEAVARANQVGP, encoded by the coding sequence ATGCTGGTCGCGCTGCTCGAACACCATGCGCACGGCCCGCTCGCGCACTTCGGGGGAGAACTTCGTCGTCTTCTTCATGGCTCCATCTTCTCAAGAGTTGGAGCCTCCGCGAAACCCGGGGCGATTCAGACAGTCACGGTCGAGTGGAGCAAGCGCGACCGCTACGGAAGGCTCGTTGGCAAGCTTCGCAGCACGGACGGCAGTGACCTGAATCTCGCGCAGCTCACGCAGGGGATGGCGTGGTGGTATCGGGACTACCGGAAGGAGCAGCCTCGCGAAGATCAGGTCGTTTATGAGAGCGCTGAAGCCGTCGCCAGGGCAAATCAGGTGGGACCATAA